A part of Antechinus flavipes isolate AdamAnt ecotype Samford, QLD, Australia chromosome 6, AdamAnt_v2, whole genome shotgun sequence genomic DNA contains:
- the LOC127541960 gene encoding olfactory receptor 10Q1-like, translated as MPSPAIIHLNQSGPTEFVFRVFTSSPKIQILLFCFFLFLYVMILCGNAAIIWAVYTNISLQTPMYFFLSNLSFLEICYTTTLVPLMLSNIMGERKPIPMGGCATQMFFFATLGSTDCFLLAVMAYDRYVAICHPLQYTLIMTPQLCTQMVAGPLGLALFLSLPLTSLVFTLPFCGRFLEINHFFCDIPPVLQLACADTRVPQAVLYVISILVLTIPFLLICVSYVFIAITILHIPSAEGRKRAFSTCSSHLTVVLLQYGCGSLVYFRPPSSTPADEDRHIALVYTFVTPLLNPIIYTLRNKDVKNVLKKAMSKKAASENL; from the coding sequence ATGCCTTCTCCTGCTATTATTCATCTCAACCAATCTGGCCCCACTGAGTTTGTATTCAGGGTGTTCACTTCTTCCCCCAAGATTCAGATCCTCCTcttctgcttcttcctttttctctatgtAATGATTCTCTGTGGGAATGCTGCCATTATCTGGGCTGTGTACACAAACATCTCGCTACAAACCCCCATGTACTTTTTCCTGTCCAACCTGTCTTTCCTGGAGATCTGTTATACGACTACTTTGGTACCACTGATGCTCTCCAACATTATGGGGGAAAGAAAGCCCATCCCAATGGGTGGTTGTGCAACTCAGATGTTCTTTTTCGCCACCCTTGGCAGCACCGACTGTTTCCTATTGGCTGTCATGGCATATGATCGCTATGTGGCCATCTGCCATCCCCTACAATACACTCTCATCATGACCCCACAGCTGTGTACCCAAATGGTGGCTGGACCCCTGGGTCTGGCTCTTTTTCTTTCACTGCCACTCACATCATTGGTCTTCACCCTGCCCTTCTGTGGACGCTTCCTGGAGATCAACCATTTCTTCTGTGATATACCACCTGTCCTACAGCTAGCTTGTGCTGACACTCGTGTGCCACAGGCTGTCCTTTATGTGATAAGCATCCTTGTACTGACCATCCCCTTCCTGCTCATTTGCGTTTCCTATGTCTTCATTGCCATCACCATCTTGCATATTCCTTCAGCTGAGGGGCGCAAGCGAGCCTTCTCCACCTGCTCTTCCCATCTCACTGTGGTCCTGCTACAATACGGCTGTGGCAGTTTGGTTTACTTTCGACCCCCATCAAGCACTCCTGCAGATGAAGACAGGCACATTGCCTTAGTCTACACCTTCGTTACTCCCCTCCTCAACCCTATCATTTATACCTTAAGGAATAAGGATGTCAAAAATGTTCTTAAAAAAGCCATGAGCAAAAAAGCAGCCTCTGAGAACCTATAA